A genomic window from Maylandia zebra isolate NMK-2024a linkage group LG20, Mzebra_GT3a, whole genome shotgun sequence includes:
- the LOC101471596 gene encoding trypsin → MDQPYLLFCILLEVLAVNCQNVGEERIVGGYAPVPHSIKYIVSIQTLERKHFCGGFLINKHWVVTAAHCNIGVKNMMIVGGDYSLSIYEGTEQEILPHILVPHPSYNKITNNCDIMLIKLRAPFYLNSYVSITLLPRQGAPIAEGRLCRVSGWGYTNPSGGPIPSTLRTVMLPIVSTEKCNSSESFSGNITENMLCAGYSLGGKDACQGDSGGPLVCDGRVYGVVSWGKGCADAQFPGVYTAVSKFRRWIDNTIFSYYSRCNKN, encoded by the exons GTCAGAATGTTGGAGAGGAACGAATAGTGGGAGGATATGCACCGGTTCCACATTCCATCAAGTATATTGTGTCGATACAGACATTGGAACGAAAGCACTTCTGTGGGGGTTTCTTGATTAATAAGCACTGGGTAGTCACAGCAGCACACTGTAACATCGG GGTGAAAAATATGATGATTGTTGGAGGAGACTACTCTCTTTCTATATATGAGGGCACAGAGCAAGAAATCCTTCCCCACATTTTGGTGCCACATCCTTCATACAACAAAATCACAAACAACTGTGATATTATGCTTATTAAG CTGAGGGCTCCATTCTATCTGAACAGCTACGTCTCCATCACTCTACTGCCCAGACAGGGCGCCCCCATTGCAGAGGGCAGACTGTGTCGTGTGTCGGGCTGGGGATACACAAATCCCAGCGGAGGCCCGATCCCCTCCACCCTCCGAACTGTAATGCTCCCCATTGTCTCCACAGAAAAATGTAACAGCAGTGAGTCATTTAGTGGCAACATCACAGAAAACATGCTGTGTGCTGGTTACAGTCTTGGTGGAAAAGATGCCTGTCAG GGGGACTCGGGGGGTCCACTTGTTTGCGATGGTCGGGTCTATGGTGTCGTGTCCTGGGGGAAAGGTTGTGCTGATGCTCAGTTTCCTGGAGTCTACACTGCTGTGTCCAAGTTCCGCAGGTGGATAGACAACACCATATTTAGCTACTACAGCAGATGCAACAAGAATTAG